The following DNA comes from Rhodopirellula bahusiensis.
AATCGCACCGCTCACGTCGATCAGATCATGTCGCGAGTGGACGCCGGGGCACCGCCGGAGACGCTCACGACTCCCGTCATCGCACCGCTGACATTGCGAGATCCCGAGGCTTTGGCCAAAGCGGATTATCGAGACCTGACGCTGCAGCAGGCTCTCAATCAAGCGATGAGCAACAGCGAGGTCTTGCGAGACCTGAACGCAACCGTGCTGCGAGCACCCGAGACGGTGACGACGGATGAGAGCCCTGGTTTGGTTCAAACCGACCCGCAGTTGGGCATGGAGGCCGCGCTCTCGGCGTTTGATGCGCAGCTCACCGCAGTGGGAACTTGGCAGAACAACGACCGTCGGTTCAACAACCGGTTCTTTGGCGGTGGTGCCAACGCGTTCAAGCAAGATGTGCATGATTACGTGCTGCAGTTGTCTAAGCGAACGGCAACGGGTGCGGAGATCAGTCTGCGAAGCATCACCGATTACGACGCAAACAACGCGACGGGCAACTTGACGCCCAGTGCTTGGCAAACGCAACTGCATGCCGAATTGCGGCAACCATTGCTGCAGGGCGGCGGGTTGGCATTCAACCGGATCGCCGGGCCGGCGGCTTTGCCGGGTGTGTACAACGGTGTGTTGATTGCGAAAACAAACAGCGATATCTCCAACGCACAATTTCGCGAAGACGCTCGCAACTATCTCAGCAATGTCGTCAATGCGTACTGGGATTTGTACTTCGCTTATCGTGATGTCGACGCCAAGCAAGAAGCAGTCGCTCGTAGCCTGGAGACTTGGCGAAGCTACGACGCACAGAAGTCATCGAACCGACGTGGCGGTTCGGCGGAAGCACTTGCGAGAGAACAGTACTACCGGTTTGTGTCGGAGTTACAAGATGCGATTGCTGGCAAGCTGATTCAGCGAACTCAAACCAACAACTCTACCTCTGGCGGCACGTTCGCGGGTGTCACGGGAGTCCAAGCGGCGGAGCGTCGTTTGCG
Coding sequences within:
- a CDS encoding TolC family protein produces the protein MVRWALGHRARRILCAGGMVLTMVPAISSLGCRASRALPETLGNRTAHVDQIMSRVDAGAPPETLTTPVIAPLTLRDPEALAKADYRDLTLQQALNQAMSNSEVLRDLNATVLRAPETVTTDESPGLVQTDPQLGMEAALSAFDAQLTAVGTWQNNDRRFNNRFFGGGANAFKQDVHDYVLQLSKRTATGAEISLRSITDYDANNATGNLTPSAWQTQLHAELRQPLLQGGGLAFNRIAGPAALPGVYNGVLIAKTNSDISNAQFREDARNYLSNVVNAYWDLYFAYRDVDAKQEAVARSLETWRSYDAQKSSNRRGGSAEALAREQYYRFVSELQDAIAGKLIQRTQTNNSTSGGTFAGVTGVQAAERRLRLLIGLPIADGQLLRPVDEPLSAPLIFDSQSLAVDALRMRSELQQQRLLVKRRELEVIAAKNFQLPTLDLVTTYRLRGLGKDLAGSDSAFNELGTGDYQEYEAGVEFRMPVGFRQAHAAVQHAKIQVARERAVLREQERQITHDLLAVIAETERAYAQMETNLNRYLASKDALDALEANRKAGLPISLEQLLDAQRRLNESQTRYHLAMTEYMIAAKNVYFESGTLLENCHVGIIGDTVKALPAISE